The following DNA comes from Meiothermus sp..
GTTCAAGGCCGCACCATCCAGCCCCGCACCGGCTGCGTTGATCACGCTGTAACCGCCATAGCTGTAGCCCAGCAGCCCCACGTTGCCGGCGTCTGCACTCGGAATCTGCTGGGCCACCGCGCCGATGGCAAACAGAATATCCAGCGGCCTGTCCACAATGCTGCTGATGTAGTTTGGCTGGGTCAGGGTCTGGTAGGTTGAACCGGGGTGGTCGAGCGCGGCCACCACAAAACCCCGGCTGGCCAGATGCTCATTCAGGTAAGCAAACTGAAAGCGGGTGCCGGGCTGGCCGTGCGAGGCCACAATCAGCGGGAACCTGCCGCTGGCGGGCGCGGCGTCCCGGTTGGCGCGTCCGGCAATCCGAACCGGGGTCTGCCCGATCACGCTCTGGTACACCGTGTTCTCTTGGGTTCCGCTGGCAGGGTACCAGACCTCGACGGTAATGCTTCGGTTTTGACGGCCTGGGTCGGTGAGTTGCAGGGTTCTGACCCCCACCACCGCGCTGCCTCGAGCTGCCAGGGGCGGTGCGTCCGGGCGTTTCACGTTCACTCCTTGGGCCATCGCTAAGCCGCTCAAAAGCAGCACCGCTGCCAGGCGCTTCAGCATCCCTTGCACAGATTCCTTCCGGCTTCAGCTAACCCGCTCCACCCGGATCATGTTGGTGGTACCGCGCACCCCAAAGGGCACCCCGGCGGCAATCACCACATACTCGCCCACCTCGGCCAGGCCGGTCTCTTTGGCTTTGGCCACTGCAATCTCCACCATATCGTCGGTATCTTTGGGGTCGGGGGCCAGCAGGGGCAGCACATCCGAGACCAGGGCCAGCTGGTTGCGCACATGGGGGTTGGGGGTCAGGGCCAGAATCGGCACCGGGGGCCGGGTGCGGGCCACCCGGCGGGCCGCCCCGCCGGTGGAGGTGAACACCACCACGGCCTTGGCCCCGGTAGACTCCACCACGTCGTCCACGGCTCGAGCGATGGCATCCTGCACAGTGCGGGTAGCCGGCGGGCGCAGGGCGTTGAGGCGGTCTTTGTACTCCTGGGTGGCCTCGATAGTCTTGGCCACCCGGCTCATAAACGAGACCGCCTCTACCGGATACTGGCCGGCGGCGGTCTCGGCCGATAGCATCACCGCATCGGTGCCATCGAAGATGGCGTTAGCCACGTCCGAGGCTTCGGCGCGGGTGGGGCTGGGGTTTTTAATCATGGACTCCAGCATCTGGGTAGCAGTAATCACCGCCTTACCGGCCTGCACCGACTTGAGGATGATGCGTTTCTGCACCGCCGGCACCTCCTCCAGCGGCATCTCCACCCCCAAGTCGCCACGGGCCACCATAATGCCGTCGGCCTCCTCGAGGATCTCGTCGAAGCGGGCCACCGCGCTGGGCTTCTCGATCTTAGCCATCAGCCGGGCGCGGGAGTTGTGGCGGGTCAGGTAGTGGCGGGCCAGCAGCAGATCATCGCGGCTGCGCACGAAACTAATGGCCACCCAGTCCACATCCAGCTCAGCGCCCAGGGCGATGTCGTCAATGTCTTTATCGGTCAGGGCCGGAATCGAGAGGTCGGCACCGGGGATGTTGATGCCCTTGTTGTTGGACAGCCGCCCCCCCACCAGCACGGTGGTGTGGATGTCGTTGATGCGAACCTCGTCTACCCGCAGCCGGATATTCCCATCGTCCAGGAGCAAAATCTGTCCTGGGGTCACATCGTTGGGCAGGCCCCGGTAGGTGGTCGAAACCCGGGTTTCATCTCCCTCTACAGGCTCGGCGGTGATAACGAACTTCTGCCCGGCCTGCAGCTCCACGGCCCCCTCGCGAAAGCGTCCGCAGCGAATCTTGGGGCCTTGCAGGTCTTGCAGGATGGCCACGGTGCGGCCCAGCTCCACAGAGGCCTCCCGGATCATGCGCACCGACTCCCGGTGGTCTTCGGGCAGGCCATGCGAGAAGTTGAGCCGGAAAACGTCAACCCCGGCCTCGATCAGAGCCCGTATCACTTCGGGCGAACGCGAGGCGGGCCCCAGGGTGGCCACAATTTTGGTTCGTTTCAAAAGTCCCATAGTCTCGGTCTCAGGCCCTATTTTTTGAAGGCCCCAAAGCCCAGGAAGCGCGCCCCCGTACCCAGCTCCTCTTCGATGCGCAAAAGCTGGTTGTACTTGGCCAGGCGATCCGAGCGGCTGGCCGAGCCGGTCTTGATCTGGCCGGCATTAACCGCCACGGCGATATCGGCAATGGTGTTATCCTCGGTCTCACCCGAGCGGTGCGAGAGGATGGTGGTGTAGCCGGAGCGGTGGGCCAGCCGGATAGCCTCCAGGGTCTCAGAGAGGGTGCCGATCTGGTTGACCTTGATCAGGATGGAGTTCCCCACCCCCATCTCGATACCGCGCTTCAGGATGGCCGGGTTGGTTACAAACAGGTCGTCCCCCACAAGCTGGATGCGCCGGCCCAGCCGTTCGGTCAGGAGTTTCCAGGTCTCCCAATCGTCCTCGGCCAGCCCATCCTCGATGGAGACGATGGGGTACTGGTTGACCCAGTTCTCCCAGTAGGCCACCATCTCCGGGCCGGAGAGCGACTTACCGTCGGCCTCGAGCACGTAGCGGCCCTCCTGATAAAACTCCGAGCTGGCCGGGTCGAGGGCAATGGCGATCTCCTGACCGGGCTTGTAACCGGCCTTCTCGATGGCCGTAAGCAGCACCTCCACCGCTTCCTCGTTGGACTTGAGGTCGGGGGCGAACCCCCCCTCGTCCCCCACATTGGTATTGTAGCCCTTGGCTTTCAAGACCGACTTGAGGGCGTGGAAGGTCTCGACCCCCGCCCGCAGGGCCTCCGAGAAGGTGGGCAGGCCGCCGGGCACCAGCATGAACTCCTGGAAGTCCACGTTGTTGTCGGCGTGCTTACCCCCGTTGATCACGTTCATCAAAGGCACCGGCAGGGTCACCCCCTGCACCCCCCCTAAGTAGCGGTAGAGCGGCAAGCCCAGCCCGCTGGCCGCTGCATGGGCCGTAGCCAGCGAAACCGCCAGGATGGCATTGGCCCCCAGGTTGCCTTTGTTGGAGGTGCCATCGAGCTCGAGCATGGTTTTATCCACGGCCTCCTGATTAAGCGCATCCAGCCCGATCACCTCGTCGGCAATGCGCTCGTTGATGGCCGCTACCGCCCGCAGCACCCCTTTACCCCCAAAGCGGGGGCCGCCATCCCGTAGCTCCACCGCTTCGTGGGCCCCGGTGGAGGCACCCGAAGGCACCATGGCCCGCCCGCGGGCTCCCGACTCCAGCACCACCTCGGCCTCGACGGTGGGGTTGCCGCGTGAATCCAGTACCTCGCGTCCTTTTAGCTCAACAATTGTGGTCATTGGTCTGTGCCTCCTTGCTGGAAACGCTTCTATTTCCCGCAACCGCTTAAGAGTCTACACCTCGAGGTCAGGGCTGCGTTCGCTGTAATGTGAACCTCAAACCCGCAGGGGAACCACTACTGCCAGATAACCCGCGTCTTCTACGGCCTGCACCACACTGGGGCTGGTAGGGCCGGACAGCTTGATCCGCACCGCCCCTTCAATGGGGTTCAGTGCATCAATCATGTACTGAGCGTTGTAGGCCACCATCAGTTGGGGTTCGCCCGAAGCTTCAATGTGCAGCTCTTCTCTACCCCGACCATAATCACCCTCTGCATCGATATCGAGCTTCCCATCGTTGAATAGTAGGTTGACACGGTGGTTGTTACGGTCAGAAAGCACCGCAACCCGCTTGAGGCTTTCACGTAGAGCCTCGGCAGGCAGAGTAGCTTCCAGCACAAAATTCTGCGGAATCACCCGGGTGTAGTCGGGGAACTCACCCTCCATCAGCCTAACCGACATCCGAATCGCCTCCCCTACCAGCGTCAGGGTGCCCTCACCCACCGCCAAGGCCACCTCACCCTGGGCATCCTTGAATACCCGTACGATCTCATCGGCGCTGCGGGCTGGAATGACTAGTTTTCGGGTTTGGAGTTGCATAGGCAGATCGTAAAGGGCCAATCGATAACCATCGGAGGCCACCGCCCGCAAACTGGTGGGGGACATCTCGAGCTGCACCCCGCGGAAAATCGCGCGGTACTCATCGGAGCTGGCAGCATAACGCACGCGGGCAATGGCCTGAGCCAGACGTGCAGCGCCTATTTTCTCTGATCCAGGCGCCACAAAAGCCAGCTCGGGGTAGCCATCTGGGCTGGTGGTGGAAAGTTGGGTCTTGAAGGCCCCCGAGTGCAGTTCAAGGCGCTCTCCATTTCCAAAAATTAGCCCTACCATTTCACCGGGAGCACTGCGTACGATCTGGGCAAAGGTCTGCGCTGGTATCAGCACCTGGCCTACACCCTGTATCTCGGCAGGCAATTTGATCTCAATATCCACCTCACCGTTGGTGCCACGTAAAATCAAACCCTGATCGGCGAGTTCGAGGGGCAGATAGGTCAGAATGGGATTGGAGCTGCGGCTAGGAATGATCCGCTCGAGGATCGAGAGTCCTTCGGCAAGGGTACGTTTGGGGATGCGAACTTCCACGCTGGCCTCCGTGTTAGGCGATGATCCGGGGCCTTAACCCCGCTAAGCCCACACATTCTATCAGTCTACGCAGCCTGCCGTAATCGGTCATAGGCTTTTTTCGATCAAGGTATTTTTGCTGGGTTTCAGTCTGGTTTGAATAGTAAATTCCCAATCCCCCTATTTGGGTACCGTATGGATGATTGGATTGGCGTTGACTTTTTGGGATTATCTCGTTCTGTTTTTTGCGTTCCTAGATTTAAATACTTCTTCTCTTAAAGAATTTTAAAAAATAATAGTAGTAGTAATAGGGCCTGTGGATATGTGGATAACGGTAGTTTTACTCCCATGGTTATCGAATTGGACTTGTGGATAAAGGGTGTGGAAAATTGTGCATAAGCTGTGGATAAGCTGTGGAGAAATCGGATGGTTATCCACAACCTTGGTGTAGACACATTTATCCACAGGTATATCCACAGGGTTATCCACATGTTATCCACAGGGTTATCCACAGGTTGAATTAATTTATCCACAGTTTTAGGGGTTTTGATTATGCTATTTAATTAATTGGCCCCGCTATCGCAGCCGCTCCTTGATACTTTTAATGGCTTGCTGGAGACTCGAGTCAATGTCTAGGCTTTCTTGGATTTTTTGTATGGCATAAAGCACAGTCGTATGGTCGCGCCCATCGAAGAATTGCCCTATTTCTGGCAGGGAGGCGTGGGTCATTTCACGGATAAGGTACATGGCGATTTGTCGCGGAATCACTACCTCCTTACGCCGACCAGCGCCCCGTATCTCCTCTAGCTTTAGGTTATAGTGCTCAGCTACTGCCTTGAGGATTTCCTCCGGCGTTAGGCCTACCTCAGAGGCTGCAAACACGTCGGAAAGGGCTTTAACGGCCACAGCCTTGCTTAGCTGCACACCATTGAGCGAAGCATAGGCAATAACCCGCATAAGGGCGCCTTCGAGCTCGCGGATGTTGGAGGTAATTTGCTTGGCAATGTACTCCAGTACCTCTTCGGGAATGCGCATGTTGCGGTACTCGGAGTTCATTTTGAGGATGGCCACTCGAGTCTCGAGGTCAGGGGGTTGGATATCGGTAATCAAGCCCCACTCGAAGCGGCTACGCAAGCGGGCTTCAAGGGTCAGAATGTCTTTTGGAGGCCGATCGGACGACAGGATAATCTGTTTGCGGGCCTCATAAAGGGCGTTGAAGGTATGAAAAAATTCCTCCTGAGTGCGCTCTTTACCAGCAATGAACTGGATGTCGTCTACCAACAGCAGATCCACTGATCGATAGCGATCCCGAAACTCGGTCATGCGATCTTCACGGATTGCGTTGATGAGTTCGTTGGTGAAGGTCTCGGTGGAAACGTACTCGATCTTTTTTTCGGGAAAGCGCTGGGCTACCGAATGCCCCACGGCGTGCATCAAGTGAGTTTTACCAAGACCCACGCCACCGTAGATGAATAGGGGGTTGTAAGCATTGCCGGGCGATTCAGCTACGGCCACGGCTGCGGCGTGAGCGAGGTTGTTGTTCTGCCCTACCACAAAATTCTCGAAGATGTATTTGGGGTTAAGTCGGGTACGGGCCTCTTGCGATTTGGGTGGTGCTGATGCAGAGAAAATGTCTTCCTGGACGGGTTTTCCCGGAATTACTTTGAGCTCAAAACGAGGGGTTTGGGCCCCCAGGCGGGTTAGAGCTTCAGTCAGCAGTTCGGCGTAATGATCTTCAATCCAGCCTTTGAAGAAGCTGGTAGGAACCCCCAGCTCGAGTGAGCCATTGACCACGCCCAGTGGCTGAATCTTCTCAAACCAAGTGTGGTACTCCACCTCGGTGATACTTTGACGTATGTACTCGAGCACATTCTGCCAAACGGTGTTTTGGGTCAAGGTCAATCCTCCGGTAATAGACAAGTTCACACATTTTACCGAGTTATCCACAGGCGGGAAATACCCTGTGGATAATTGGCGTGCGCCTTCGGCAGAGATTGGTATCCAAAGACCTCTGATAGAATACAAGGCTAGGGGCTTATCTGGATGAAGGCTTATGACGTGATCGTGGTGGGTGGAGGCCATGCCGGCATTGAGGCGGCGTGGGCCGCGGCTAGGCTGGGAGCCAATGTAGGGCTGGTTACTTCGAATCCTGAACGTATTGGCCTAATGCCCTGCAACCCTGCAGTAGGTGGGCCTGGCAAAAGCCAGCTGGTTGCGGAAATTGAGGCCCTGGGTGGACTGATGGGGAAGCTGGCCGATGCTACTGCCATCCACACCCGCGTTCTCAACCGTTCCAAAGGCCCTGCGGTACAGAGCCTGCGCGTTCAAGTAGATCGTGACCTGTATGCCCTCGAGGCCCAGCGGGTGCTGCTGGCTCACCCCCAGATTGAAAGCGTTCGGGCCGAGGTAGCAGCGCTGTGGGTTGAACAAGGAGTACTGCGGGGCGTTCTGACTGTAGACGGGCGCCGATTGAAGGCCCAGGCTGTAGTGATCGCTAGCGGCACCTTCCTACAGGGGGTGGTCTGGTACGGGCGCCAGTCGCGCCCTGCTGGGCGACAAGGCGAACCGCCAGCCCGCTTTCTTTCCGATAGCTTGCGGACCATCGGCCATCGCTTGCTGCGCTTTAAAACCGGAACTCCGCCCCGCATTCAGGCCGATTCGGTTGACTATGACAAACTAGAAGTGGTGCCTGCAGACGATCCCCCCGAGACATTTGCTGGGGTTCCCGGGCCTTATGCGACCGCACGCCCCACCTGGCAGACCCGTACTACTGAGTCGACCCACCAGCTTATTCAGGAAAACCTGCACTTATCGCCCTTATACGGAGGGGATATCGAGGGAATAGGCCCAAGATATTGCCCCTCTATCGAAGATAAAGTGGTTCGCTTTGCTGATAAAGAGACGCATCTGCTCTTTGTCGAGCCCGATGGGCTGCACACTACAGAGCTGTATTTGCAGGGCTTCAGCTCTTCCCTACCTCCAGAGTTGCAGACGCGCATGGTGCAAACCCTACCGGGATTTGAACGAGCGATCATCCAGCGCTATGCCTATGCAGTGGAATATGACGCAGTGGATCCCTTAGAACTAACGCCAGGGCTTCAGTCTCGGAGGCTTTCAGGCTTGTTTTCTGCTGGTCAGATCAATGGTACTTCGGGCTATGAAGAAGCGGCCGCCCAAGGCTTGTTGGCTGGATTCAACGCGGCTCGTTATGCGATGGGGCTTGCAGAGGCCCATTTACCGCGGGAGTCTGGCTACATTGGGGTCATGATCGATGACCTGGTTCACCGGGGGGTGGATGAGCCCTACCGAATGATGACCTCGAGGGTGGAACTTCGTCTGCTGTGCCGATCCGATAATGCCGATGAGCGCTTGGTTCCGCTGGCGGTTCACTGGGGTTTGCGCCCCGTGGATGACTTGGAAGCAGTACAGGCCAAGTACGCTCGGGTTCAGGACGAACTGCTCCGGCTGCAGAAAACTAAGATTAATGGGATACCGGCCCTGCAGTTCCTGCGCCGCCCCGAGGCTAGTTATGCACAGATTTT
Coding sequences within:
- the eno gene encoding phosphopyruvate hydratase; the protein is MTTIVELKGREVLDSRGNPTVEAEVVLESGARGRAMVPSGASTGAHEAVELRDGGPRFGGKGVLRAVAAINERIADEVIGLDALNQEAVDKTMLELDGTSNKGNLGANAILAVSLATAHAAASGLGLPLYRYLGGVQGVTLPVPLMNVINGGKHADNNVDFQEFMLVPGGLPTFSEALRAGVETFHALKSVLKAKGYNTNVGDEGGFAPDLKSNEEAVEVLLTAIEKAGYKPGQEIAIALDPASSEFYQEGRYVLEADGKSLSGPEMVAYWENWVNQYPIVSIEDGLAEDDWETWKLLTERLGRRIQLVGDDLFVTNPAILKRGIEMGVGNSILIKVNQIGTLSETLEAIRLAHRSGYTTILSHRSGETEDNTIADIAVAVNAGQIKTGSASRSDRLAKYNQLLRIEEELGTGARFLGFGAFKK
- the mnmG gene encoding tRNA uridine-5-carboxymethylaminomethyl(34) synthesis enzyme MnmG, which encodes MKAYDVIVVGGGHAGIEAAWAAARLGANVGLVTSNPERIGLMPCNPAVGGPGKSQLVAEIEALGGLMGKLADATAIHTRVLNRSKGPAVQSLRVQVDRDLYALEAQRVLLAHPQIESVRAEVAALWVEQGVLRGVLTVDGRRLKAQAVVIASGTFLQGVVWYGRQSRPAGRQGEPPARFLSDSLRTIGHRLLRFKTGTPPRIQADSVDYDKLEVVPADDPPETFAGVPGPYATARPTWQTRTTESTHQLIQENLHLSPLYGGDIEGIGPRYCPSIEDKVVRFADKETHLLFVEPDGLHTTELYLQGFSSSLPPELQTRMVQTLPGFERAIIQRYAYAVEYDAVDPLELTPGLQSRRLSGLFSAGQINGTSGYEEAAAQGLLAGFNAARYAMGLAEAHLPRESGYIGVMIDDLVHRGVDEPYRMMTSRVELRLLCRSDNADERLVPLAVHWGLRPVDDLEAVQAKYARVQDELLRLQKTKINGIPALQFLRRPEASYAQILQVIGQPEVSLSKDEAYQVEVRAKYAGYMERQAKLREKLKELESYRLPADLNYALIPSLSKEAIEKLSRIQPQSVAEASRVPGIRDSDITALLIHITKIPASA
- the pyk gene encoding pyruvate kinase codes for the protein MGLLKRTKIVATLGPASRSPEVIRALIEAGVDVFRLNFSHGLPEDHRESVRMIREASVELGRTVAILQDLQGPKIRCGRFREGAVELQAGQKFVITAEPVEGDETRVSTTYRGLPNDVTPGQILLLDDGNIRLRVDEVRINDIHTTVLVGGRLSNNKGINIPGADLSIPALTDKDIDDIALGAELDVDWVAISFVRSRDDLLLARHYLTRHNSRARLMAKIEKPSAVARFDEILEEADGIMVARGDLGVEMPLEEVPAVQKRIILKSVQAGKAVITATQMLESMIKNPSPTRAEASDVANAIFDGTDAVMLSAETAAGQYPVEAVSFMSRVAKTIEATQEYKDRLNALRPPATRTVQDAIARAVDDVVESTGAKAVVVFTSTGGAARRVARTRPPVPILALTPNPHVRNQLALVSDVLPLLAPDPKDTDDMVEIAVAKAKETGLAEVGEYVVIAAGVPFGVRGTTNMIRVERVS
- the dnaA gene encoding chromosomal replication initiator protein DnaA, whose product is MTQNTVWQNVLEYIRQSITEVEYHTWFEKIQPLGVVNGSLELGVPTSFFKGWIEDHYAELLTEALTRLGAQTPRFELKVIPGKPVQEDIFSASAPPKSQEARTRLNPKYIFENFVVGQNNNLAHAAAVAVAESPGNAYNPLFIYGGVGLGKTHLMHAVGHSVAQRFPEKKIEYVSTETFTNELINAIREDRMTEFRDRYRSVDLLLVDDIQFIAGKERTQEEFFHTFNALYEARKQIILSSDRPPKDILTLEARLRSRFEWGLITDIQPPDLETRVAILKMNSEYRNMRIPEEVLEYIAKQITSNIRELEGALMRVIAYASLNGVQLSKAVAVKALSDVFAASEVGLTPEEILKAVAEHYNLKLEEIRGAGRRKEVVIPRQIAMYLIREMTHASLPEIGQFFDGRDHTTVLYAIQKIQESLDIDSSLQQAIKSIKERLR
- the dnaN gene encoding DNA polymerase III subunit beta; its protein translation is MEVRIPKRTLAEGLSILERIIPSRSSNPILTYLPLELADQGLILRGTNGEVDIEIKLPAEIQGVGQVLIPAQTFAQIVRSAPGEMVGLIFGNGERLELHSGAFKTQLSTTSPDGYPELAFVAPGSEKIGAARLAQAIARVRYAASSDEYRAIFRGVQLEMSPTSLRAVASDGYRLALYDLPMQLQTRKLVIPARSADEIVRVFKDAQGEVALAVGEGTLTLVGEAIRMSVRLMEGEFPDYTRVIPQNFVLEATLPAEALRESLKRVAVLSDRNNHRVNLLFNDGKLDIDAEGDYGRGREELHIEASGEPQLMVAYNAQYMIDALNPIEGAVRIKLSGPTSPSVVQAVEDAGYLAVVVPLRV